The proteins below come from a single bacterium genomic window:
- a CDS encoding BamA/TamA family outer membrane protein — MRHLRIFSFMLAFILCANGAFTQNFGKNKVNYTPFSWKYIPTKNFDIYYTTGGYEIALIASQLAEAHFEKLSKRWRYTPRKRIPILVYSSFNDFSQTNVITEPIEEGTGGFTEIFKNRVVIPWEGSLGKFRHVIDHELTHALYFDMLYGGVVESIVGREYLFQIPLWFAEGLAEHESQYWSTEADMIVRDGIITGYLPPIENIYSGYLVYKGGESFFKYLQENYGNQDKWITGELLSSLSQTHNLEKTFKSVFGKSIEDLSKEWQRKLRSYHWPEVAGRELPEDFALKLTDHMEERNYLNINPAFNPTGDKIAFLTDRNGYKEIMLMRAADGKIIKTILKGEKAGDYEEMHWLRGGLTWSPDGTMVSFAAKTGERDAIHIKKVEDGGYDREIKLDMDAVYSPSWSPDGSKILFCAIKNGKLDIFTVEIKTGAVVRLTDDFFDESTPRWNSDGTKIVFSSDRFDPPYEFRLNNISDSYDIFIMDADGSNIRRITTNPYNDTDPSWSPDDKNIVFSSDRNGITNIYNIDIESMTEKPLTNLLTGSTAPNWSPDATRIAFTCFKEGGWDIYVLKRPLKRELTMESVTPTAYRSETLQETQSAVEDSSTVILTDKGMGQEIAIERAPEHPYAIKFSPDMFNAFASYNTFYGIGGMGQISLSDIMGNHRINVAGNLFYSIEESDIFLSYFYLKRQTNWGVNAYHYKTYYRSSNWDIFSDSVYGGSLIASRPFSKFSRIDLALNMLSIRRSAYYNTYNYYDPYGYYFPPEEEKLDGVKTMTIESEFVNDNTLWSYTGPAAGRRYKLNVEYSPSLSSSDLAYTTIEADYRKYYHFKQRYGFVTRISGGTSMGETPRMFFLGGTSNWLNARISSIPPYIENRQDLYFARFPFPLRAYRYYELYGRHYFLANCEFRFPFIDYLALGWPMPMALGNITGALFTDVGSAWGRMELVGDGEDSSIEFNDSFHGGGITGDGSFALDDIKMCWGVGMRINIGFAILRIDTAWKILQEKSDPKPMFSIAIGPDF; from the coding sequence GTGAGACATCTCAGGATTTTCTCGTTCATGCTGGCATTCATCCTGTGTGCCAATGGCGCTTTTACCCAGAATTTTGGTAAAAACAAGGTAAACTATACCCCGTTTTCCTGGAAATATATCCCGACAAAGAATTTCGATATTTATTACACGACTGGTGGATACGAAATAGCGCTTATAGCATCCCAGCTCGCCGAAGCACACTTTGAAAAGCTGTCGAAGCGCTGGCGTTATACTCCCCGCAAGCGAATACCGATCCTCGTATACAGCTCGTTCAACGATTTCAGCCAGACCAATGTAATCACGGAACCGATCGAGGAAGGAACCGGGGGATTCACGGAAATTTTCAAGAACCGTGTGGTTATTCCCTGGGAAGGCTCGCTTGGAAAATTCAGACATGTCATCGACCACGAGCTCACCCATGCACTCTACTTCGACATGCTGTACGGAGGCGTTGTCGAATCCATCGTCGGGCGCGAATACCTTTTCCAGATACCGCTCTGGTTTGCCGAGGGGCTCGCCGAGCATGAAAGCCAGTACTGGAGCACGGAAGCCGACATGATTGTCCGCGACGGCATCATCACCGGGTATCTGCCCCCCATTGAAAACATCTATAGCGGATATCTCGTGTACAAAGGCGGCGAATCTTTTTTCAAGTATCTGCAGGAGAATTACGGCAACCAGGATAAATGGATAACAGGAGAGCTGCTCTCATCACTCTCGCAGACACACAACCTCGAAAAAACATTCAAGTCGGTTTTCGGGAAAAGCATCGAGGATCTTTCAAAAGAATGGCAACGTAAACTCCGCTCTTACCACTGGCCTGAAGTTGCAGGTCGCGAGCTTCCCGAGGATTTTGCACTGAAGCTCACCGACCATATGGAAGAGCGAAATTACCTCAATATCAATCCCGCCTTCAATCCGACGGGAGATAAAATCGCCTTTCTCACCGACCGTAACGGATACAAAGAGATCATGCTCATGCGGGCCGCGGACGGGAAAATCATCAAGACCATCCTCAAGGGCGAAAAAGCGGGTGATTACGAAGAGATGCACTGGCTGCGCGGAGGACTGACCTGGTCTCCGGACGGCACCATGGTCTCTTTCGCCGCCAAAACCGGAGAACGTGACGCCATTCATATCAAAAAAGTCGAGGATGGCGGATATGACCGTGAAATCAAGCTCGACATGGATGCCGTCTATTCGCCGTCATGGTCACCGGACGGCAGCAAGATACTCTTTTGCGCCATAAAAAACGGCAAGCTCGATATCTTTACGGTCGAGATAAAAACCGGCGCCGTTGTCCGTCTCACCGATGACTTTTTCGATGAATCGACTCCGCGGTGGAATTCCGACGGAACAAAAATCGTTTTTTCATCCGACCGTTTCGATCCTCCCTATGAGTTCCGGCTCAACAACATAAGCGATTCATACGACATCTTCATCATGGATGCCGACGGCTCGAATATACGGAGAATAACGACCAACCCGTATAACGACACCGATCCCTCATGGTCACCGGATGATAAAAACATCGTTTTTTCGTCCGACCGGAACGGTATCACGAACATCTATAATATCGACATCGAGAGCATGACAGAAAAACCGCTGACGAATCTTCTCACGGGATCGACAGCGCCGAACTGGTCACCGGACGCCACCCGTATTGCCTTTACCTGTTTCAAAGAGGGCGGATGGGATATATATGTATTAAAACGCCCCCTGAAACGTGAACTCACGATGGAAAGCGTTACACCGACCGCTTACCGCAGCGAAACCCTCCAAGAAACACAGTCAGCCGTGGAGGACAGCTCGACCGTCATTTTAACCGATAAGGGGATGGGCCAGGAAATCGCGATAGAACGAGCCCCGGAGCATCCCTATGCCATAAAGTTTTCTCCCGACATGTTCAACGCGTTCGCGAGCTATAACACCTTTTACGGCATCGGAGGCATGGGACAGATTTCGCTCTCGGATATCATGGGTAATCACCGTATCAACGTTGCAGGGAATCTCTTCTATTCTATCGAGGAAAGCGATATTTTCCTGTCATATTTTTATCTGAAAAGGCAGACAAACTGGGGAGTGAACGCTTATCATTACAAGACATATTATCGATCGTCAAACTGGGATATTTTCAGCGACAGTGTTTATGGCGGTTCGTTGATTGCGTCACGGCCATTCAGCAAATTCTCGCGGATCGATCTGGCGCTCAATATGCTTTCCATACGACGGAGCGCGTATTACAATACATACAATTATTACGATCCCTATGGTTATTATTTCCCTCCTGAAGAAGAAAAACTCGATGGAGTTAAAACCATGACCATTGAAAGCGAATTTGTCAATGACAATACGCTCTGGAGTTATACCGGGCCGGCTGCCGGCAGGAGATACAAGCTCAATGTCGAATATTCGCCTTCCCTTTCGAGCTCCGACCTCGCATACACTACTATCGAGGCCGATTACCGTAAATACTATCATTTCAAACAGCGATACGGATTCGTGACCCGTATCAGCGGTGGGACAAGCATGGGCGAAACTCCGAGAATGTTCTTTTTGGGCGGGACGAGCAACTGGCTCAATGCCCGTATTTCGAGCATTCCTCCCTATATCGAAAACCGTCAGGACCTTTATTTTGCCCGCTTCCCCTTCCCGCTCAGAGCGTACCGGTATTATGAATTATACGGACGTCATTATTTTCTTGCCAATTGCGAGTTCCGGTTTCCTTTTATCGATTATCTGGCCCTCGGCTGGCCTATGCCGATGGCTCTCGGCAATATCACCGGGGCTCTTTTTACCGATGTAGGATCGGCCTGGGGCAGAATGGAACTGGTCGGCGATGGAGAAGATTCATCGATCGAGTTCAATGACAGTTTCCATGGGGGTGGAATTACCGGAGACGGGAGTTTTGCCCTCGACGATATAAAGATGTGCTGGGGAGTCGGCATGAGGATCAATATAGGTTTTGCAATCCTCAGAATCGATACGGCATGGAAGATTTTACAGGAGAAAAGCGATCCCAAACCTATGTTCAGCATTGCAATAGGCCCGGATTTTTAA
- the tnpA gene encoding IS200/IS605 family transposase, with amino-acid sequence MSEHILKKHNKNLLLYHIVCPAKYRRAVFTSAVEETLKTTCIGISERYEIHFVEIGTDEDHVHFLVQSVPTIAPSSIVKIVKGTTAREIYNNHPEVKKKLWGGHIWTAGYYINTVGAYANEEVIRAYVEKQGKEYKKIYDAQLSFLDGLV; translated from the coding sequence ATGAGCGAGCACATCCTGAAAAAACATAACAAGAATCTCCTGTTATATCACATAGTCTGTCCGGCGAAATACAGGAGAGCAGTATTTACCTCAGCCGTAGAGGAAACGCTAAAAACCACGTGCATTGGTATAAGCGAACGGTACGAAATACATTTTGTGGAGATTGGAACTGATGAAGATCATGTTCATTTTCTTGTACAAAGTGTACCGACCATTGCGCCATCCAGTATTGTGAAAATAGTAAAAGGGACGACGGCACGAGAAATATATAACAACCATCCCGAGGTGAAAAAGAAGCTCTGGGGTGGTCACATCTGGACTGCGGGATATTATATCAATACCGTTGGTGCCTATGCGAACGAAGAAGTGATCCGCGCATATGTTGAGAAACAGGGCAAAGAGTACAAAAAGATATATGACGCGCAACTTTCATTCCTTGATGGCTTGGTTTGA
- a CDS encoding DnaJ domain-containing protein, translating into MDDTIKKYYDLLGLDYGAGEEEIKQAYTDMVKIWHPDRFNHDPRLQNKVQDKLKDIINAYEELMSFRKKYDQWKVSSDKPSSPEHSEKTETEKSRDQSERIKSAFKKPMSPAEIDKARAALLMMLFGDKKK; encoded by the coding sequence ATGGATGATACCATTAAAAAATATTATGATTTACTCGGCCTCGATTACGGAGCTGGCGAAGAAGAAATAAAACAGGCGTATACGGATATGGTCAAAATATGGCACCCGGACCGGTTCAATCATGACCCGCGACTCCAGAACAAGGTACAGGATAAACTGAAAGATATTATCAATGCATACGAAGAACTGATGTCCTTCAGGAAAAAATACGACCAGTGGAAAGTATCGTCCGACAAACCGTCTTCCCCTGAGCACTCTGAGAAAACCGAAACCGAAAAATCCCGCGACCAGTCCGAAAGAATAAAGTCCGCGTTTAAAAAACCCATGTCTCCCGCGGAAATCGATAAAGCCCGTGCCGCCCTGCTCATGATGCTGTTCGGTGATAAGAAGAAGTGA